In Fusobacterium perfoetens, a single genomic region encodes these proteins:
- a CDS encoding Gx transporter family protein, giving the protein MDTVKDKKRYEKYLILLILLSLYLSLAETLIPKPFPWLKVGLANIGGIIALEKFGKQMAVEVVVLRILIQGLMLGTLFTPGFIISFVSGMGSLSIMIFLYHFRNKLTLVSISMLSALTHNIIQLLVVYFLLFRNININSKYIMFFIFGFLILGCISGLITGIIGEKLLLRRSKKL; this is encoded by the coding sequence ATGGATACAGTAAAGGACAAAAAAAGATATGAGAAATATTTAATTTTACTTATATTATTATCACTTTATCTTTCTTTGGCTGAAACATTGATACCAAAACCATTTCCTTGGTTAAAAGTAGGACTTGCCAATATAGGTGGAATAATAGCTCTGGAAAAATTTGGTAAACAAATGGCTGTTGAAGTTGTTGTACTTAGAATATTAATTCAGGGACTTATGCTGGGAACTTTATTTACCCCTGGATTTATTATAAGTTTTGTATCTGGAATGGGTAGTCTTTCAATAATGATATTTTTATATCATTTTAGAAATAAATTAACACTGGTGTCAATAAGTATGCTTTCGGCGTTGACTCACAATATTATTCAGCTATTGGTTGTATATTTTCTACTTTTTAGAAATATAAATATCAATTCTAAATATATAATGTTCTTCATCTTTGGATTTTTGATACTAGGGTGTATATCTGGATTGATAACCGGAATAATAGGAGAAAAATTATTATTGAGAAGGAGTAAAAAATTATGA
- the rimI gene encoding ribosomal protein S18-alanine N-acetyltransferase encodes MYKICNETNMEDIAKLEKEIFKFSGYSYKELCEMNQKKELYSFFSAKDEEDKMVGYIILFDNSDSLEIMKIGVLPEVRQRGIASLLIDEVKRKDRDIFLEVRENNMSAIKFYEKNSFAVVGKRKNYYSDTGESAILMMWQK; translated from the coding sequence ATGTATAAGATTTGTAATGAAACTAATATGGAGGATATTGCAAAACTTGAAAAAGAGATCTTTAAGTTTAGTGGATATTCTTACAAGGAACTTTGTGAAATGAACCAGAAGAAAGAGCTTTATAGTTTTTTCTCAGCAAAAGATGAAGAAGATAAAATGGTAGGATATATTATTTTATTTGATAATAGTGATTCTTTGGAAATTATGAAGATTGGAGTTTTACCAGAGGTAAGACAAAGGGGAATTGCTAGTTTACTGATAGATGAGGTAAAAAGAAAAGACCGTGATATTTTTTTAGAAGTAAGGGAAAATAATATGAGTGCCATAAAATTTTATGAAAAAAATTCTTTTGCAGTTGTTGGAAAAAGAAAAAATTATTATAGTGATACTGGGGAAAGTGCTATTTTAATGATGTGGCAAAAATAA